A stretch of the Notamacropus eugenii isolate mMacEug1 chromosome 2, mMacEug1.pri_v2, whole genome shotgun sequence genome encodes the following:
- the HIC1 gene encoding hypermethylated in cancer 1 protein isoform X1, which translates to MTFSEADISLKSGGSTGQMMLDAMEAPGHSRQLLLQLNSQRTKGFLCDVIIVVQNALFRAHKNVLAASSAYLKSLVVHDNLLNLDHDMVSPAVFRLVLDFIYTGRLADGADGAAAAAAPGAEPSLGAVLAAASYLQIPDLVSLCKKRLKRHGKYCHLRGGGGSGGYAPYVRPGRGLRATTPVIQACYPGGAPSGPPAPQASAAELPPGAEAPVNTHCAELYASGPAPPQPPPPPPPPPSLCAPERRCSPLCGLDLSKKSPPGPAAAPERPHPGEREREREAPSRHDSSPPGAVYKEPPLSLPLPLPLPLPLPFQKMEEAGPPLDPFRPGGSPGPEPPGRPDGPALIYRWMKAEPGLGSYGDELVRDRGSPGGAEEPADEGDSPGGPPLPLPPPRYPGVGLDGAGPDADDYKSSSEETGSSEEPSPGGGHLASYHCPHLTYGEPESFGDNRYVCIPCDKGFPSSEQLNAHVEAHVEEEALYGRAEAAEAAAVGAAGLGPPFGGGGGDKGAGGPGGLGELLRPYRCASCDKSYKDPATLRQHEKTHWLTRPYPCTICGKKFTQRGTMTRHMRSHLGLKPFACDACGMRFTRQYRLTEHMRIHSGEKPYECQVCGGKFAQQRNLISHMKMHAVGAGGGPAGPLAGPDGKAKLDFPEGVFAVARLTAEQLGLKQQDKAAAAAELLAQTTHFLHDPKAALESLYPLAKFTAEQLGLSPDKAAEVLSQSAHLAGGPDGRTIDRFSPT; encoded by the exons ATGACTTTTTCTGAAGCGGATATTTCCCTGAAATCGG GTGGGAGCACAGGGCAGATGATGCTGGACGCAATGGAGGCGCCGGGACACTCCAGACAGCTGCTGCTGCAGCTCAACAGCCAACGCACCAAAGGGTTCCTTTGCGACGTGATCATCGTGGTGCAGAACGCGCTCTTCAGGGCTCACAAGAACGTGCTGGCGGCCAGCAGCGCCTACCTCAAGTCCCTGGTGGTCCACGACAACTTGCTCAACCTGGACCATGACATGGTCAGCCCCGCTGTCTTTCGCTTAGTCTTGGACTTCATCTATACCGGCCGCCTGGCCGACGGCGCGGAtggagcggcggcggcggcggcgcctGGGGCCGAGCCCAGTCTGGGAGCAGTACTGGCCGCCGCCAGCTACCTGCAGATCCCAGACCTCGTATCCCTGTGCAAAAAGCGGCTCAAACGACACGGCAAGTACTGTCACCTGCGCGggggcggcggcagcggcggctaCGCGCCCTACGTGAGGCCTGGCCGGGGCCTGCGTGCCACTACGCCAGTCATCCAGGCCTGCTACCCGGGTGGCGCGCCTTCTGGACCTCCGGCGCCGCAGGCCTCGGCCGCGGAGCTGCCTCCAGGAGCCGAGGCGCCTGTCAATACCCACTGTGCTGAGCTCTACGCCTCGGGCCCTGCGCCCCCTcagccgccgccgccaccgccgccgccgccgtcgCTCTGCGCCCCAGAGCGCCGCTGCTCCCCTCTCTGCGGCCTAGACCTGTCCAAGAAGAGCCCCCCGGGTCCAGCGGCTGCCCCCGAGCGGCCGCACCCCGGGGAGCGAGAGCGTGAGCGCGAGGCACCTTCGCGCCACGACAGCAGCCCACCTGGGGCAGTCTACAAGGAGCCGCCGCTCTCGTTGCCCCTGCCTTtgccgctgccgctgcccctgccctTCCAGAAGATGGAGGAGGCCGGGCCGCCTCTCGACCCCTTCCGGCCGGGTGGCAGTCCCGGGCCTGAGCCCCCGGGCCGACCCGATGGGCCTGCGCTGATCTACCGCTGGATGAAGGCCGAGCCCGGCCTGGGCAGCTACGGCGATGAGCTCGTGCGAGACCGCGGCTCCCCCGGCGGGGCTGAAGAACCCGCAGACGAGGGGGACTCGCCTGGGGGCCCTCCGTTGCCCCTGCCGCCGCCCCGTTACCCGGGGGTGGGCCTGGACGGAGCCGGGCCCGACGCGGACGACTACAAGAGCAGCAGCGAGGAAACAGGCAGCAGCGAGGAGCCGAGCCCGGGCGGGGGCCACCTCGCCAGCTACCACTGCCCTCATCTGACCTACGGGGAGCCCGAGAGTTTCGGCGACAACCGCTACGTGTGCATCCCGTGCGACAAGGGCTTCCCCAGCTCCGAGCAGCTCAATGCGCACGTCGAGGCGCACGTGGAGGAGGAGGCGCTCTACGGGAGGGCGGAGGCGGCCGAAGCGGCTGCCGTGGGCGCGGCGGGCCTGGGTCCCCCCttcggcggcggcggcggggacAAGGGGGCCGGGGGCCCGGGGGGCCTGGGCGAGCTGCTGAGGCCCTACCGCTGCGCTTCGTGCGACAAGAGCTACAAGGACCCGGCCACCCTTCGGCAGCACGAGAAGACGCACTGGCTGACGCGGCCCTACCCCTGCACCATCTGCGGCAAGAAGTTCACGCAGCGCGGGACCATGACCCGCCACATGCGCAGCCACCTGGGCCTCAAGCCCTTCGCCTGCGACGCGTGCGGCATGCGCTTCACGCGCCAGTACCGGCTCACGGAGCACATGCGCATCCACTCGGGGGAGAAGCCTTACGAGTGCCAGGTGTGCGGGGGCAAGTTCGCGCAGCAACGCAACCTCATCAGCCACATGAAGATGCACGCCGTGGGCGCGGGCGGCGGGCCGGCCGGGCCGCTGGCGGGCCCCGACGGGAAAGCCAAGCTCGACTTCCCCGAGGGCGTGTTCGCTGTGGCCCGGCTCACGGCGGAGCAGCTGGGCCTCAAACAACAAGAcaaggcggcggcggcggccgagcTGCTGGCCCAGACCACGCACTTCCTGCACGACCCCAAAGCGGCGCTCGAGAGCCTCTACCCGCTGGCCAAGTTCACGGCCGAGCAGCTGGGGCTGAGCCCGGACAAGGCGGCCGAGGTGCTGAGCCAGAGCGCGCACCTAGCGGGGGGACCCGACGGCCGGACCATTGACCGCTTCTCCCCTACTTAG
- the HIC1 gene encoding hypermethylated in cancer 1 protein isoform X2 gives MMLDAMEAPGHSRQLLLQLNSQRTKGFLCDVIIVVQNALFRAHKNVLAASSAYLKSLVVHDNLLNLDHDMVSPAVFRLVLDFIYTGRLADGADGAAAAAAPGAEPSLGAVLAAASYLQIPDLVSLCKKRLKRHGKYCHLRGGGGSGGYAPYVRPGRGLRATTPVIQACYPGGAPSGPPAPQASAAELPPGAEAPVNTHCAELYASGPAPPQPPPPPPPPPSLCAPERRCSPLCGLDLSKKSPPGPAAAPERPHPGEREREREAPSRHDSSPPGAVYKEPPLSLPLPLPLPLPLPFQKMEEAGPPLDPFRPGGSPGPEPPGRPDGPALIYRWMKAEPGLGSYGDELVRDRGSPGGAEEPADEGDSPGGPPLPLPPPRYPGVGLDGAGPDADDYKSSSEETGSSEEPSPGGGHLASYHCPHLTYGEPESFGDNRYVCIPCDKGFPSSEQLNAHVEAHVEEEALYGRAEAAEAAAVGAAGLGPPFGGGGGDKGAGGPGGLGELLRPYRCASCDKSYKDPATLRQHEKTHWLTRPYPCTICGKKFTQRGTMTRHMRSHLGLKPFACDACGMRFTRQYRLTEHMRIHSGEKPYECQVCGGKFAQQRNLISHMKMHAVGAGGGPAGPLAGPDGKAKLDFPEGVFAVARLTAEQLGLKQQDKAAAAAELLAQTTHFLHDPKAALESLYPLAKFTAEQLGLSPDKAAEVLSQSAHLAGGPDGRTIDRFSPT, from the coding sequence ATGATGCTGGACGCAATGGAGGCGCCGGGACACTCCAGACAGCTGCTGCTGCAGCTCAACAGCCAACGCACCAAAGGGTTCCTTTGCGACGTGATCATCGTGGTGCAGAACGCGCTCTTCAGGGCTCACAAGAACGTGCTGGCGGCCAGCAGCGCCTACCTCAAGTCCCTGGTGGTCCACGACAACTTGCTCAACCTGGACCATGACATGGTCAGCCCCGCTGTCTTTCGCTTAGTCTTGGACTTCATCTATACCGGCCGCCTGGCCGACGGCGCGGAtggagcggcggcggcggcggcgcctGGGGCCGAGCCCAGTCTGGGAGCAGTACTGGCCGCCGCCAGCTACCTGCAGATCCCAGACCTCGTATCCCTGTGCAAAAAGCGGCTCAAACGACACGGCAAGTACTGTCACCTGCGCGggggcggcggcagcggcggctaCGCGCCCTACGTGAGGCCTGGCCGGGGCCTGCGTGCCACTACGCCAGTCATCCAGGCCTGCTACCCGGGTGGCGCGCCTTCTGGACCTCCGGCGCCGCAGGCCTCGGCCGCGGAGCTGCCTCCAGGAGCCGAGGCGCCTGTCAATACCCACTGTGCTGAGCTCTACGCCTCGGGCCCTGCGCCCCCTcagccgccgccgccaccgccgccgccgccgtcgCTCTGCGCCCCAGAGCGCCGCTGCTCCCCTCTCTGCGGCCTAGACCTGTCCAAGAAGAGCCCCCCGGGTCCAGCGGCTGCCCCCGAGCGGCCGCACCCCGGGGAGCGAGAGCGTGAGCGCGAGGCACCTTCGCGCCACGACAGCAGCCCACCTGGGGCAGTCTACAAGGAGCCGCCGCTCTCGTTGCCCCTGCCTTtgccgctgccgctgcccctgccctTCCAGAAGATGGAGGAGGCCGGGCCGCCTCTCGACCCCTTCCGGCCGGGTGGCAGTCCCGGGCCTGAGCCCCCGGGCCGACCCGATGGGCCTGCGCTGATCTACCGCTGGATGAAGGCCGAGCCCGGCCTGGGCAGCTACGGCGATGAGCTCGTGCGAGACCGCGGCTCCCCCGGCGGGGCTGAAGAACCCGCAGACGAGGGGGACTCGCCTGGGGGCCCTCCGTTGCCCCTGCCGCCGCCCCGTTACCCGGGGGTGGGCCTGGACGGAGCCGGGCCCGACGCGGACGACTACAAGAGCAGCAGCGAGGAAACAGGCAGCAGCGAGGAGCCGAGCCCGGGCGGGGGCCACCTCGCCAGCTACCACTGCCCTCATCTGACCTACGGGGAGCCCGAGAGTTTCGGCGACAACCGCTACGTGTGCATCCCGTGCGACAAGGGCTTCCCCAGCTCCGAGCAGCTCAATGCGCACGTCGAGGCGCACGTGGAGGAGGAGGCGCTCTACGGGAGGGCGGAGGCGGCCGAAGCGGCTGCCGTGGGCGCGGCGGGCCTGGGTCCCCCCttcggcggcggcggcggggacAAGGGGGCCGGGGGCCCGGGGGGCCTGGGCGAGCTGCTGAGGCCCTACCGCTGCGCTTCGTGCGACAAGAGCTACAAGGACCCGGCCACCCTTCGGCAGCACGAGAAGACGCACTGGCTGACGCGGCCCTACCCCTGCACCATCTGCGGCAAGAAGTTCACGCAGCGCGGGACCATGACCCGCCACATGCGCAGCCACCTGGGCCTCAAGCCCTTCGCCTGCGACGCGTGCGGCATGCGCTTCACGCGCCAGTACCGGCTCACGGAGCACATGCGCATCCACTCGGGGGAGAAGCCTTACGAGTGCCAGGTGTGCGGGGGCAAGTTCGCGCAGCAACGCAACCTCATCAGCCACATGAAGATGCACGCCGTGGGCGCGGGCGGCGGGCCGGCCGGGCCGCTGGCGGGCCCCGACGGGAAAGCCAAGCTCGACTTCCCCGAGGGCGTGTTCGCTGTGGCCCGGCTCACGGCGGAGCAGCTGGGCCTCAAACAACAAGAcaaggcggcggcggcggccgagcTGCTGGCCCAGACCACGCACTTCCTGCACGACCCCAAAGCGGCGCTCGAGAGCCTCTACCCGCTGGCCAAGTTCACGGCCGAGCAGCTGGGGCTGAGCCCGGACAAGGCGGCCGAGGTGCTGAGCCAGAGCGCGCACCTAGCGGGGGGACCCGACGGCCGGACCATTGACCGCTTCTCCCCTACTTAG